A genome region from Blautia coccoides includes the following:
- a CDS encoding DedA family protein yields the protein MSYWMMHIMDAYGYLGIALLILVENLFPPIPSEVILTFGGFMTTYTKMNIIGVVLSSTVGSVFGAILLYQIGHLVPQEKLESLLKGRVGRILHFKPEDVGSAMEWFDSKGNYTVLFCRFIPIVRSLISIPAGMANMNLGTFLSLTTIGSFIWNLVLVSLGAVAGTSWQKAAECLGTYTQVARVVIIVFALIGILVYIKRRFLQK from the coding sequence ATGAGTTATTGGATGATGCATATAATGGATGCCTACGGGTATCTGGGGATAGCCCTCCTCATTCTGGTGGAGAACCTTTTCCCCCCTATTCCTTCCGAAGTGATACTGACCTTCGGCGGCTTTATGACTACATATACAAAGATGAATATTATAGGCGTTGTACTCTCCTCCACAGTGGGCAGTGTTTTCGGTGCTATTCTTTTATACCAAATCGGACACCTGGTGCCCCAGGAAAAGCTGGAATCTCTTCTGAAAGGCAGGGTTGGCAGAATCCTGCACTTTAAACCGGAGGATGTGGGAAGCGCTATGGAATGGTTTGACAGCAAAGGCAACTATACAGTTCTCTTCTGCCGCTTTATCCCCATTGTGCGAAGCCTCATCTCCATTCCGGCGGGAATGGCCAACATGAACCTTGGCACTTTCCTGTCTCTGACCACCATCGGAAGCTTTATCTGGAACCTGGTGCTGGTATCCCTGGGTGCTGTTGCCGGAACCTCATGGCAGAAGGCCGCAGAATGTCTGGGCACATATACTCAGGTGGCCCGTGTCGTCATTATTGTATTTGCATTGATCGGCATTTTAGTTTACATAAAAAGGCGTTTCCTTCAGAAATGA
- a CDS encoding LacI family DNA-binding transcriptional regulator, producing MATLKEISELTGYSIATISRVLNHDVSLSVTDSTREEILRVAGKLDYESKSVRSSRKKAAQLRVGIIEMMDSQMKLEDPYYLYLKSSLDKCCFDEGFETVTLQFDEEENCYKSNSQSGLNGIIAVGQFGAEQIHAMEQWTNQIIFLDSSPYEDRFSSVVPNFQVGIQQGVNYLAEMGHKTIAFVGPVMSTDSMGSDAPEKRRKIFMEYMNYYRKDLKAVFIDTDRESSDVLEKTGAYLREEEHPATAFFAFNEAAAIGVMQAVQQMGYRVPEDFSILSYNDTVLATLMQPQLSSISIHLEEMAQEAVKLLRRGMMESGVPPMKIAIPSSLSERESVKRIPREDLPPSEDAEQCEGKSQTDRQEKTEKIESTQ from the coding sequence ATGGCTACACTAAAAGAAATCTCTGAGCTGACAGGTTATTCGATAGCCACCATTTCCAGAGTGCTGAATCATGATGTATCTCTCAGTGTGACGGACAGTACCAGAGAAGAGATCCTGAGAGTAGCCGGCAAGCTGGACTATGAGAGTAAGAGCGTCAGAAGCAGCCGTAAGAAGGCGGCTCAGCTCAGAGTTGGGATTATTGAAATGATGGATTCCCAGATGAAGCTGGAGGACCCTTATTATCTCTACCTGAAGAGCAGTCTGGACAAGTGCTGCTTTGATGAGGGATTTGAGACGGTTACGCTTCAGTTCGATGAGGAGGAAAACTGTTATAAGAGCAACAGCCAGTCAGGGCTGAACGGTATTATCGCAGTGGGACAGTTTGGAGCGGAGCAGATCCACGCCATGGAGCAGTGGACAAACCAGATCATCTTCCTGGATTCCTCTCCCTATGAGGACCGGTTTAGTTCCGTGGTGCCCAATTTTCAGGTGGGGATCCAGCAGGGAGTGAATTATCTGGCTGAGATGGGGCACAAGACGATTGCGTTTGTGGGACCTGTAATGTCCACAGATTCCATGGGCAGCGATGCGCCGGAGAAGCGCAGAAAGATATTCATGGAATACATGAACTACTACAGAAAAGATTTAAAGGCGGTTTTTATCGATACGGACAGAGAATCCTCTGATGTGCTGGAGAAGACAGGTGCTTACCTGAGGGAGGAAGAGCATCCTGCCACAGCATTTTTCGCGTTCAATGAGGCCGCGGCCATTGGCGTGATGCAGGCTGTTCAGCAGATGGGATACCGGGTTCCTGAGGATTTTAGTATTTTAAGCTATAATGATACCGTTTTGGCAACCCTGATGCAGCCCCAGCTTTCAAGTATCAGCATTCATCTGGAGGAAATGGCTCAGGAAGCAGTAAAGCTCTTGAGACGAGGGATGATGGAGAGCGGAGTGCCTCCTATGAAGATCGCAATACCATCCAGCTTAAGTGAGAGGGAAAGTGTTAAGAGGATTCCGCGTGAGGATCTGCCTCCCTCAGAGGATGCAGAGCAGTGTGAGGGTAAATCCCAAACTGACCGGCAGGAGAAGACAGAGAAAATAGAGAGCACCCAGTGA
- the tadA gene encoding tRNA adenosine(34) deaminase TadA: MKEAIKQAKKAYALREVPIGCVIVYEGKIIARGYNRRNTDKNTTSHAEMNAIRKASKKLGDWRLEGCTLYVTLEPCQMCAGAIIQARIDKVVIGSMNPKAGCAGSVLNLLEMDGFNHKAEVERGVLEAECSEMLSGFFRELRKEKAKAKEKCHDKTGI, translated from the coding sequence ATGAAGGAAGCCATAAAGCAGGCGAAAAAAGCTTACGCCCTGAGGGAGGTTCCCATTGGCTGTGTGATCGTATATGAAGGTAAGATAATAGCCAGAGGTTACAACAGAAGGAACACAGACAAAAATACCACCTCCCATGCAGAGATGAACGCCATCCGAAAAGCCAGTAAAAAGCTGGGGGACTGGAGGCTTGAGGGATGTACTCTCTATGTTACGCTGGAACCCTGTCAGATGTGCGCTGGTGCCATTATACAGGCCAGAATAGATAAAGTGGTTATCGGCAGCATGAACCCCAAAGCAGGATGTGCAGGGTCTGTCCTCAACCTGTTGGAGATGGACGGATTTAACCACAAGGCAGAAGTAGAGCGAGGTGTGCTGGAAGCGGAGTGCAGCGAAATGCTGAGCGGCTTCTTCCGGGAATTGAGAAAAGAAAAGGCAAAAGCAAAGGAGAAATGTCATGACAAAACAGGAATTTAG
- a CDS encoding 6-phosphofructokinase yields the protein MKRIGLLTSGGDCQALNATMRGVVKGLASNLDDLEVYGFDDGYKGLIYGDYRMLSAKDFSGILTRGGTILGTSRQPFKLMRVPDDRGLDKVEAMKQTYYKLRLDCLVILGGNGTQKTANMLREEGLNIIHLPKTIDNDIWGTDMTFGFQSAVDIATEAIDCIHTTAASHSRIFIVEVMGHKVGWLTLHAGIAGGADIILIPEIPYDIDKIADAVRRRNRAGKGFTILAVAEGAVSKEDAALPKKELKKKMEENAKKYPSVSYKLEAELKEKLDLDIRITIPGHMQRGGSPCPYDRVLSTHMGSAAAGLILKDEYGYMVGIVNGKIKKVPLQECAGKLKMVSPDDQLVKAAKRIGISFGD from the coding sequence ATGAAGAGAATCGGTTTGTTAACAAGCGGTGGCGACTGTCAGGCACTCAATGCCACCATGCGCGGCGTTGTAAAAGGTTTGGCTTCCAATCTGGACGACCTGGAGGTCTACGGCTTTGATGATGGATATAAAGGACTGATATACGGAGACTACAGAATGCTCTCAGCCAAAGATTTCTCAGGTATCCTCACAAGAGGCGGTACGATCCTGGGTACATCCCGCCAGCCCTTTAAATTGATGCGTGTGCCCGATGACAGAGGCCTTGACAAGGTTGAAGCCATGAAGCAGACGTACTATAAGCTGCGTCTTGACTGTCTGGTGATCCTGGGCGGCAACGGTACCCAGAAGACGGCAAACATGCTCAGAGAAGAGGGACTGAACATTATCCATCTTCCCAAGACCATAGATAATGATATCTGGGGGACAGATATGACTTTTGGTTTCCAGAGCGCAGTGGATATTGCCACAGAAGCCATTGACTGTATCCATACAACGGCAGCATCCCACAGCCGTATCTTTATTGTGGAGGTCATGGGACATAAAGTGGGATGGCTTACCCTGCACGCCGGTATTGCAGGCGGTGCTGATATTATCCTGATTCCTGAAATCCCATATGATATTGATAAAATAGCTGACGCAGTCAGGAGGAGGAACAGAGCCGGAAAAGGCTTTACCATCCTGGCAGTGGCGGAAGGCGCAGTTTCCAAAGAAGACGCAGCACTTCCCAAGAAAGAGCTGAAGAAAAAAATGGAGGAAAATGCAAAGAAATATCCGTCCGTTTCCTATAAGCTGGAAGCAGAGCTGAAGGAAAAGCTGGATCTGGATATCCGCATTACCATTCCGGGACATATGCAGAGAGGCGGAAGCCCATGTCCGTATGACCGTGTGCTCTCCACCCATATGGGTTCCGCAGCCGCAGGCCTGATCCTGAAAGATGAGTACGGTTACATGGTGGGGATCGTCAACGGCAAGATCAAGAAAGTCCCGCTTCAGGAATGTGCCGGCAAACTGAAGATGGTATCCCCGGATGATCAGTTGGTCAAGGCTGCAAAAAGGATCGGCATCAGTTTCGGGGATTAA
- the dnaX gene encoding DNA polymerase III subunit gamma/tau, translating to MSYTALYRKFRPQDFEDVKGQEHIVTTLKNQMKADRIGHAYLFCGTRGTGKTTIAKILAKAVNCEHPVDGSPCNECETCQAINAGTSMNVIEIDAASNNGVDNIREIREEVAYRPAKGRYKVYIIDEVHMLSTGAFNALLKTLEEPPSYVIFILATTEAHKIPITILSRCQRYDFKRITVDTIAARLTELMDKEGTDVEEKAIRYIAKAADGSMRDALSLLDQCIAFYLGETLTYEKALDVLGAVDTQVFSRLLRLILKQDTAGAIRTLEDLIIQGRELGQFVADFIWYLRNLLLVKTSDAPEEAVDVSAENMELLKEEGRMLDAETLMRYIRIFSELSNQIRYASQKRVLVEIALIKLCQPVMETNLDSLFDRIRVLEEKLENGIVVTGAVQAGEYAPSVEATASHIMPEETLSEPEAKPEKAAPEDLQYIKKNWNSVVRETKGFLQQMLLTSTPKYNGNTGEPVLYVEFGNFQAKICMDNPDTIPMLKEIIRKKTGKSVEIELLLAGGENKGPAGLASISVDDLIEQNIRMDVVVEEMEEEE from the coding sequence ATGAGCTATACTGCTCTTTATCGGAAGTTCCGCCCCCAGGATTTTGAAGATGTAAAGGGGCAGGAACACATTGTAACCACATTGAAGAACCAGATGAAAGCGGACAGGATCGGGCATGCCTATCTTTTCTGCGGCACCCGTGGTACAGGTAAGACTACCATTGCCAAGATACTGGCAAAGGCAGTCAACTGCGAACATCCGGTAGACGGAAGCCCCTGCAACGAATGTGAGACATGTCAGGCCATCAATGCAGGGACCTCCATGAATGTGATAGAGATCGACGCCGCTTCCAACAACGGCGTCGACAACATTCGTGAAATCCGTGAGGAAGTGGCCTACCGTCCTGCAAAAGGACGTTATAAAGTATATATCATAGATGAGGTTCATATGCTGTCCACAGGAGCGTTTAATGCACTGTTAAAGACGCTTGAGGAACCTCCTTCTTATGTTATCTTCATTCTCGCCACCACGGAGGCACATAAGATCCCCATCACCATCCTGTCCAGATGCCAGCGCTATGACTTTAAACGCATCACAGTGGATACCATAGCGGCAAGGCTTACAGAACTGATGGATAAGGAAGGCACAGACGTGGAGGAGAAGGCTATCCGCTATATTGCAAAGGCGGCAGACGGTTCCATGCGTGATGCGCTCTCCCTGCTGGACCAGTGTATCGCTTTTTATCTGGGTGAGACGCTGACATATGAAAAGGCCCTGGATGTGCTGGGCGCTGTGGATACGCAGGTGTTCAGCAGGCTTCTCCGCCTGATCCTGAAGCAGGACACGGCAGGGGCCATAAGAACCCTGGAAGACCTGATCATCCAAGGCAGGGAACTGGGACAGTTTGTGGCGGATTTCATCTGGTATCTGCGGAATCTGCTCCTTGTGAAGACTTCGGATGCGCCGGAGGAAGCGGTAGATGTCTCCGCGGAGAATATGGAGCTTCTAAAGGAGGAAGGCCGGATGTTGGATGCGGAGACGCTGATGCGCTATATCCGCATTTTTTCAGAACTGTCCAACCAGATCCGCTATGCATCACAGAAGAGGGTGCTGGTGGAAATCGCTCTGATAAAGCTCTGTCAGCCGGTTATGGAGACCAATCTGGATTCTCTGTTTGACAGGATCCGGGTATTGGAGGAAAAACTGGAAAACGGCATTGTAGTGACAGGAGCGGTGCAGGCCGGGGAATATGCCCCATCTGTAGAAGCTACAGCCTCCCATATCATGCCGGAGGAAACTTTGTCAGAACCGGAGGCGAAGCCTGAGAAAGCGGCACCTGAGGACCTGCAGTATATTAAGAAGAACTGGAACTCCGTTGTGCGGGAGACAAAGGGATTCCTGCAGCAGATGCTTCTGACTTCCACGCCGAAATACAATGGCAATACAGGAGAACCTGTCTTGTACGTGGAGTTTGGAAATTTCCAGGCAAAAATCTGTATGGACAATCCGGATACCATACCTATGCTCAAAGAGATCATCCGGAAGAAAACAGGAAAGAGTGTGGAAATCGAGCTTTTACTTGCAGGCGGGGAAAACAAAGGACCCGCGGGGCT
- a CDS encoding anaerobic ribonucleoside-triphosphate reductase activating protein, which produces MPINGFNKTTLLDYPGKIAATIFLGSCNFRCPFCHNSGLVLSPGEQPVIPMEDVLKVLKKRRGILEGVCITGGEPTLDKDIFCLVDKIKELGYPVKLDTNGSHPWILKKLINNKMIDMVAMDIKSSKESYSRVAGSKNLDLKPICESVDFLMSGSIPYEFRTTVVRELHTQEDFRSIGNWLAGCSAYYLQAYKDSPEVIRPGFSSYSKRDLDYFCLILSRTIPAVYIRGID; this is translated from the coding sequence ATGCCAATCAATGGTTTTAACAAAACAACGCTTCTGGACTATCCCGGCAAAATAGCTGCCACCATTTTTCTGGGGAGCTGCAATTTCCGATGTCCCTTCTGCCACAACAGCGGACTTGTCCTCTCGCCCGGCGAGCAGCCAGTGATTCCCATGGAGGACGTGCTTAAAGTTCTGAAAAAACGCCGGGGTATTCTGGAAGGCGTCTGTATCACCGGAGGCGAACCCACTCTCGACAAAGATATTTTCTGCCTTGTTGATAAAATAAAGGAACTTGGCTACCCGGTCAAACTGGATACCAATGGCTCCCATCCCTGGATCCTGAAAAAGTTGATCAACAATAAAATGATCGACATGGTCGCCATGGATATCAAATCATCCAAAGAATCTTATTCCAGGGTTGCCGGCAGTAAAAATCTGGACTTAAAGCCAATCTGTGAGTCAGTGGATTTCCTTATGTCCGGCAGTATCCCCTATGAGTTCAGAACCACCGTAGTAAGGGAACTGCATACCCAGGAAGATTTCCGTTCTATCGGAAACTGGCTTGCCGGATGCAGTGCTTACTACCTCCAGGCCTATAAAGACTCCCCTGAAGTCATAAGGCCTGGATTCAGCAGCTACTCTAAAAGAGATTTGGATTATTTTTGTCTTATTCTGTCAAGAACGATTCCTGCGGTTTATATCAGGGGTATCGATTAG
- a CDS encoding AEC family transporter → MENIVLSFNVIAPLFFLMVIGYVIANHTNLADKDLLKKANSLVFKVFLPCMLFKNIYQSNIREQMQGGLCFFAAGSLLLLFVLLCLIVPKVVKKENQQGVVIQGIFRSNYVIFGVAVVENMYGPANTVTAAILSAVLVPMYNFLAVIALSFFGGKRERDFKKVIAGILKNPLIIASVLGIIASLLGVKLPEAADTTLSDLAKLATPIAFLILGGDFDFSKVKGNLKIAGGVVVAKMVILPLIFIPIVASMGYRDSDLLAALLAYQTPVAVSSYIMAQQAGADEQLAGQLVVFSSVVSIFTLFVTIFILRQMGLLN, encoded by the coding sequence ATGGAAAATATTGTACTGTCATTTAATGTTATAGCCCCATTATTTTTCCTTATGGTGATAGGCTACGTCATAGCCAATCATACGAACCTTGCAGATAAAGACCTGTTGAAGAAAGCAAATTCCCTTGTGTTCAAGGTATTTCTGCCCTGTATGCTGTTTAAAAATATCTATCAGAGCAATATCAGGGAACAGATGCAGGGCGGACTCTGTTTTTTTGCGGCCGGCAGCCTGCTCCTTTTGTTTGTGCTTCTTTGTCTCATTGTTCCCAAAGTGGTAAAAAAAGAGAACCAGCAGGGGGTAGTTATTCAGGGAATTTTCAGAAGCAACTATGTGATATTTGGAGTTGCGGTGGTGGAGAATATGTATGGTCCTGCCAATACAGTCACTGCTGCTATTTTGAGTGCGGTTTTGGTACCTATGTATAACTTTTTAGCAGTGATCGCCCTGTCTTTTTTCGGAGGAAAAAGGGAACGAGACTTTAAGAAAGTCATTGCAGGGATACTGAAAAATCCGCTGATCATAGCTTCAGTCCTGGGAATCATAGCGTCCCTTTTGGGGGTCAAGCTTCCTGAGGCGGCGGATACCACACTGAGTGATCTGGCAAAGCTGGCAACGCCTATAGCATTTTTGATACTGGGCGGTGATTTTGACTTTTCTAAAGTGAAAGGAAATCTGAAAATTGCCGGAGGTGTTGTGGTGGCCAAAATGGTGATACTTCCCCTTATCTTTATTCCTATTGTAGCTTCAATGGGGTATCGTGATTCGGATTTGCTGGCAGCGCTGCTGGCTTACCAGACACCGGTTGCGGTGTCTAGTTATATCATGGCACAGCAGGCCGGCGCGGATGAACAGCTTGCCGGGCAGCTTGTAGTGTTCAGCAGTGTTGTTTCTATCTTTACTTTGTTCGTCACCATCTTTATACTCCGGCAGATGGGGCTTCTCAATTGA
- a CDS encoding homocysteine S-methyltransferase family protein: MTKQEFRELVQAETLLLDGATGSNLMKEGMPRGVCSEQWIYENPQVLEKLQKEYCEAGSRIVYAPTFSANRISLANHGLENKVEELNRGLVRISREAVGDKCYIAGDLTTTGKQDMPYEELFEAYREQIVALADAGVDLLIAETMLGVDEVMAVIDAAAAVCELPVMCTLTVESDGSLFFGGNIYDAVETLEQMGADAVGINCSTGPDQLVSVVKNIREKVSIPVIVKPNAGMPVIDEKGNPVYSMGAEEFAEHMKVLTEAGADIVGGCCGTTPEYIRKLADILK, translated from the coding sequence ATGACAAAACAGGAATTTAGAGAACTGGTACAGGCCGAAACATTGCTTTTAGACGGAGCTACAGGCTCCAATCTCATGAAGGAAGGGATGCCCAGAGGTGTCTGCTCTGAACAGTGGATATATGAAAATCCTCAGGTACTGGAGAAGCTGCAGAAGGAGTATTGCGAGGCCGGCTCCAGGATAGTCTATGCTCCTACATTTTCGGCAAACAGAATAAGTCTTGCCAATCACGGACTGGAAAATAAGGTAGAGGAGCTGAACCGGGGTCTTGTGCGCATCTCCAGGGAAGCAGTCGGGGACAAATGTTATATCGCGGGAGACCTGACTACTACAGGAAAGCAGGATATGCCCTATGAAGAGTTATTTGAGGCATACAGGGAACAGATAGTGGCTCTGGCTGATGCTGGAGTTGACCTGCTCATCGCAGAGACTATGCTGGGTGTGGATGAAGTGATGGCAGTGATCGACGCCGCTGCCGCAGTGTGCGAACTGCCGGTTATGTGCACTTTGACTGTGGAGTCTGACGGCAGCTTATTCTTCGGAGGAAATATTTATGATGCAGTGGAGACTCTAGAGCAGATGGGAGCAGATGCCGTTGGTATTAACTGTTCCACAGGTCCTGACCAGTTGGTATCCGTTGTGAAAAATATAAGGGAAAAAGTCAGTATTCCTGTCATTGTCAAACCCAATGCGGGAATGCCTGTGATAGATGAAAAAGGAAATCCGGTTTATTCCATGGGCGCTGAAGAATTCGCAGAACATATGAAGGTGCTAACGGAAGCTGGAGCAGATATTGTAGGCGGATGCTGTGGAACGACACCTGAATATATCAGGAAACTGGCTGATATTTTAAAATGA